Genomic DNA from Patescibacteria group bacterium:
GGATAACGTACTGGATACCTGTGGAGTTTACGTTGCTGTCTACCAAAGCGACGATTGGTACTTTAACCGTTGTAGCTTCGCGGACAACCGTCTTTTCAATGCGCGCGTCCAAAATGAACACAGCTTCTGGCAAGCGAGTCATGGTGGAGATACCACCGATCTTCTCATCAAGTTCAGCAATTTCACGATCAAACTGGAGCTGTTCCAGCTTGGTGTACTTGCGGAGTTCACCCTTCTCGCGCTTATCCTTCAAATCCAAGTAGTGGCGGATGAGGCGCTGGATCTGTGGGAAGTTTGTGAGCGTACCGCCCAACCAGCGAACGTTCACGTACGGCATACCGCACTCCTTACCGTACTTAGCAATAATATCCTGAGCCTGGCTCTTAGTGCCGACGAGCAAAATGCTGCCGCCCTTAGCCACCACGTCAGTGACGAAAGTCATAGCCTTCTCAAGCTGAGCCTGAGTCTTCTCTACGTCAATTACGTGCACGCCCTGGCGAATTCCGAAAATAAACGGTCTCATCTTTGGGTGCCACTTAGCGGACTGGTGTCC
This window encodes:
- the rpsB gene encoding 30S ribosomal protein S2 — translated: MAKMPSIEEMLKSGVHFGHQSAKWHPKMRPFIFGIRQGVHVIDVEKTQAQLEKAMTFVTDVVAKGGSILLVGTKSQAQDIIAKYGKECGMPYVNVRWLGGTLTNFPQIQRLIRHYLDLKDKREKGELRKYTKLEQLQFDREIAELDEKIGGISTMTRLPEAVFILDARIEKTVVREATTVKVPIVALVDSNVNSTGIQYVIPGNDDASASIDLITKMISEAVKEGKTKNATLRAAALAPIKKFDAEADDVKVSEKSHDAVQDIDEKVKEELAAKKVAEVKK